The Urbifossiella limnaea nucleotide sequence CCCTCGGCAACGCCCTGGAAAGCGGTCCGTGCGAGGCGCTGTCAAGTGACATGCGCGTGAAGGTGCGCGCCACCGGCCTCCACACGTACCCGGATGTTGTCGTCTACTGCGGCACGCCAGAGTTCCTCGACGACGAGAAGCGTGATACCCTGCTGAATCCCACGGTCATCGTCGAGGTCCTGTCCGAATCGACGGAGAAGTACGACCGGACGACGAAGATGATGCACTACCGGCGCATTCCGTCGCTCCGCGAGTACGTCATGATCTCCCAAGAGCAGACGCACGCAGAGCGGTACGTCCGGCAGACGAGCGGGCGGTGGTTGCTGATCGAGTACGATGACCCGGCTGGTGCGCTCGACCTGGAGTGCATCTCCGTCGAGATACCCCTCGCGGCGATCTACCGCGGCGTCCGACTGCCCGAGAACCCGCCGTTGCGCTGAGCCGCGGTCCGCTCGTAACGGCTGTGCGGCCGCGTCGCGCCGTCCGCCGCGCGGATTCGCCGACGCCGCATTCCGCACACCCCCTGCGGCCGCAATAAAGTGTGGATGTTGAAGCAGGCCCGCCGGAGCCGCCGTCGTCCGATGCCCCCCCGCGTGCTGGTGCTGTACAACGAGCCGGTCCTGCCCGCGTCCCACCCGGACGCCGGGGCCGAGCACGACATCCTCGACACCGTCGCCGACACGTTCAAGATCATCCAGGCGGCCGGGTTCGACGCCCGCAAGCTCGGCATCAACCACGACCCCCGGCCGCTCCTCGACGAAGTCCGCGACCACCGTCCGGACGCCGTGTTCAACCTGTTTGAGGGCATCCCCACCCAGCCGGGGACGGAAGTGTCGGTCGCGGCGCTGCTGGAATGGTTGAACCTGCCGTTCACCGGCTGCCCGTCGCCGTGCCTGTCCGTCGGCCGCGACAAGGTGCGGAGCAAGCACCTCCTCGCCGCCGCCGGGCTGCCGACCGCCCCGTACCTTGTCGTCCCGGAAGGCGGTCCCATCCCCCGGTGGCGTCGGGGCTGGCCGGCCATCGTTAAGCCTGCGGCCCAGGACGCCAGCGTCGGCATCGACCAGGGGAGCGTCGTCAACACCCAGGCCGAACTGGCGGCACGGGTCGAGTACGTCCGCAAGACCTACGGCGGGGACTGCCTCGTCGAGGCGTTCGTGTTCGGCCGCGAGTTGCACGTGAACGTCATTGAGGTCGCCGGCGCCCGGGTGCCCGAGGTGCTGCCGCTGGCCGAGATCGAATTCCACGACCGCCGCCCGGGCAAGTGGCCGGTGTACACGTTCACCGCCAAGTGGGACATGGAGAGCGACGAGTACAAGAACGCGCCGCTGAAGGCGCCCGTGTACATCGACGAGCCGCTGTTCAAGGAGGTGGAACGAATCGCGGTGCGCGCGTTCCGCCTCTTCGAGTGCCGCGACTACGCCCGGCTCGACGTGCGGCTGACGGCCGAGGGGAAGTTCGCCGTTCTGGAGATGAACCCGAACCCGTACCTGAACAGCCTGGCGCTGGTGAACGGCCTGATGGCCACGAACCGCACGCACGAGTGGGTCGTCACGAATATGGCGCTCGCCGCCCTGGCCCGCGGCGGCACCCGCCCGGCCGCGGGCGAAGTCGACGTCCCCGTCGGCGTGGTTACCGGAGTGGAGACGTGATCGCGCTCGAAGTCGTCAACGCCGACACCGCCACCTTCGACTGCAGCTTCGGCCGCGGCTGCGAGGGCGTCTGCTGCCGTAACGGCCGGCCGAGCGTGGACGCCGACGAGGCCGCGCGCATCACGGCCCTCTTGCCGCGGGTGCTGCCGCTGCTCCGCCCCGAGGCGCGGGCGGTGGTCGAGGCCGACGGGTTCCTGAGCAACCGCAAGAAGCTCGGACAGCCGATGGTCCGCGTGGCGGCCGGGTGGTGTGTGTTGTTCAACGGCGGCTGCACCCTTCACGGCATCGGCGCCGCGGACGGCGACCCGCTGATGTACAAGCCGAGCCAGTGCGCGCTGTTCCCGCTGGAGAAGGGCGACGCCGGGTGGTACGTCCGGCAGTGGGGCTACGAGGGCGAGCAGTGGACGACGCTGTTCTGCCTCAACCCGGCGAACACGGCCCGGCCGGCCGTCGAGGCGCTGGAGGGCGAGTTGGCCCTCGCCGCGAAGCTCGACGGCGTTCCGGGCTAATTCGGCCGCGGCGCCCCTTGACAGGTTGGGGCGGTCCTAGAATGATGCCTTGGAATCCCTTGTGCGGACTCGCGCGGTGGCGGTCGTGGTTCGTCGCGACCGGCCGAGCACGTCCCCCCGGAGGTCTGAGATGACAGGCTCAGGTGGCCGTCGGCGGCGGCTCGAAGTCGAGGACATGGGGGACATCGCGGTCGTCAACTTCGTCGACAAGAAGATCCTCGACGAGCAGAACATCCAGATGATCGGCGACGACCTGTTCCGGCTCGTGGACGAACTCGGCCGGAAGAAGGTGCTGCTCAACTTCCAAAACGTCGAGTTCATGTCCAGCGCCGCGCTCGGCAAGCTCATCACCCTCCACCGCAAGTTGCAGGGCGCCGGCGGCAAGCTGGTGCTGTGCAAGATCGCCAAGGACATCCTGGACGTGTTCCGCATCACCAAGCTCGACAAGATCCTGGTGATCGTGGCGGACGAGCAGGCCGGGCTCCAGGCGTTCTGACCCCCCGGGTGCTCCGATGACCGGTGCGGCGCCTCCCGGCGGGTACGACACCGAGTACGAGTTCTTCAGCGACCTGGGGGAGGTTCGTCTCCTCCAGGACCGCCTGGAGTCCGCCCTCGCCACCGCCGGGTGGGGCGAGTCGGAGCAGTTCGCCATCAAGCTCGCCGTCGAGGAGGCCGCCGTCAACGCGGTCAAGCACGGCAACCAGTACGACCCCGACAAGCGCGTCCGCATCGGCTACACCATTACCCCGAAGCGGTTCGAGATCCGCATCGAGGACGACGGCCCCGGCTTCAACCCGGCCGACGTGCCCGACCCGACGGACGTGGTCAACATCGAGCGGCCGTGCGGCCGCGGGCTGCTGCTGATCAACGGCTTCATGGACGAGGTCCGCTACCACGGCCGCGGCAACGTGGTGACGATGAGCAAGGTGAAAGACGCCGAGCCGCCCGCCGACAGCTGACGCCGCGACACTTCCGCCGGTTCCGTCTTCACCCTCCCCCGGAGCCCGTCATGCGCCGCCGCACCTTTCTGGCATCCGCCGCCGGTACCCTCGCCGCGCCGATGGTACTCTCCGCCCGCCAGCCGAACGAGCGGCTCAACGTCGCCGTCATCGGCTGCGGCGGCCGCGGCGCCGCGAACCTGGCGGGAGTCGCCGCCGAGAACGTCGTCGCCCTGTGCGACGTGAACCGCGCTGCGATCGGGGCCGCCGCGAGCCGCTTCCCCCGCGCCGCCCACTACGCCGACTTCCGCCGCCTGTTCGACGAGCGCGAGCGCGCCTTCGACGCCGTCGTGGTGAGCACCTGCGAGCACACGCACGCCCACGCCACGCTGCGGGCGCTGCGGGCCGGCAAGCACGTCTACTGCGAGAAGCCGCTGACGCACAACGTCTGGGAAGCCCGCCTCATCCGCACCGAGGCGGCCAAGACGAAGCTGGCGACGCAGATGGGGACGCAGATTCACGCCACCGACAACTACCGCCGCGTGGTCGAGTTGGTGAAGGCCGGGGCCATCGGCGGCGTGACCGAGGCGCACGTCTGGGTCGGCCGCGCGTGGGGCTTGCAGTCGGCCGAGGACGCGAAGAAGAACGGCGACATCGTTCACGCCACCGACCGGCCGACGGAGGACGTGCGGCCGCCGGCCGACCTGGACTGGGACTTGTGGCTCGGCGGCGCCCCCGCGCGGCCGTTCAACCCGGTGTACGTGCCGGGGCCGAAGTGGTACCGCTGGTGGGCGTTCGGCAACGGCACCATGTCCGACCTCGGCAGCCACTGGAACGACCTGCCGTTCTGGGCGCTCGACCTGAAGGCGCCGACCAGCATCGAGGCGAGCGGCCCGCTGCCGCCGCACCCGGAGATCGCCCCGGCGTCGATGCAGGCGACGTACCGCTTCCCCGCCCGCGGCTCGATGCCCGCGGTGACGATGACGTGGTACCAGGGGGCGAACAAGCCGCCGGCGTGGACGGCCCGGACGATCCCGCAGTGGGGCAGCGGCGTCCTGTTCGTCGGCTCGCGCGGGATGCTACTCGCCGACTACTCGCGGCACCTGCTGCTGCCCGAGAACCAGTTCGCCGACTTCGCCCGCCCGCTGCCGTCGATCCCGAAGTCGCTCGGGCACTACACCGAGTGGATTCACGCGGCCAAGACCGGCGCCCCGACCACGTGCAACTTCGAGTACGCCGGCTGGCTGACGGAGGCGAACCACCTCGGCAACGTGGCCTACCGCGTCGGCAAGAAGCTCGACTGGGACGCCGCGGCGATGAGGGCGACGAACGCCCCCGAGGCGGACGCGCTGATCCGCCGCGAGTACCGCCGCGGGTGGGAACTGGCTTGAGGGTCGCCGCGTGTTCACCGAATCGCTCGTGCCCGTCGGCGACCTGCGGCTGAACGTGGCGACCGGGCCGCGGAACGGCCCGCCGCTGTGGCTCGTCCACGGCCTCATCCGCCGCTGGCAGGACTTCGGCCCGATCCTCCCCGACCTCGCCGCCCGCTGGACCGTCCGCGCGCCCGACCACCGCGGCCACGGCCGGTCTGACCGGGCCGCGTCGTACCTCGTCACCGATTACCTCGGCGACATCGCGGCACTCGTCCAGGACGAGAGCGAGCCGGCGGTGATCGTCGGTCACTCGCTCGGGGCGCTGGTCGCGCTGGGGGTCGCGGCCGCGCGCCCGGACAAGGTGCGGGCCGTCGTGCTGCTCGACCCGCCGGGAACGACGTTCGTCTCGCACATCGCGGAAACCCCGTACGCGGCCGTCTGGGCCGGGATACGCGCGCTCGCCGGCCGCGGCTCGTCGGTCGCCGAACTCGCCCGGCGCCTCGGCGCCCTCCGCGTGCCGGACGCCACGCGGCCGGGGCAGACCACCACCTACGGTAGCACCCGCGACGCGGCGACCGTCCGGTTCGTCGCCCGGTGCGTCGCCGACATCGACCCGGCGACCCTCAACCCAGCAGTCGAAGGCGGCTGGCTCGAAGGCTTCGATCTGGCGCCGCAACTCGGCCGTGTCCGCTGCCCGGTGCTGCTCCTCGTCGGCGATCCGAAGGCCGGCGGGATGCTGCCGCCGGCCGACGCCGACCCGCTCGCCGCGGCGCTGACCGACTGCACGCGCGTTGATCTCCAGGGCGTCGGCCACCTGCCGCACACGCAAGACCCCGCGGCGACGTTGAAGCTGCTCCACGCCTTCCTCGACTCGCTCTGACCCGGCGGACTCTCTCCCATGAAGCTCGCCCCCGGCACCACAGTCGTCACCAACGGCACGCTGCTCGACGGAAACGGCGGCCCGCCCGTCCCAAACGCGACCGTGATCGTGACCGACGGCCGCGTTGCCTACGCCGGCCCGGCCCGCGGGGCGCCGCCGGTCGAGCCGACGGCCCGGCGCATCGACGCGGCCGGCGGGACGATCATGCCGGGGCTCGTGGAGGCGCACTTCCACCCGACGTACTTCAACGTCGCGGCGCTCGAAGACCTCGACATCAAGTACCCGGTCGAGTACGTGACGCTGCTGGCCGCCGCGAACGCGAAGCTGGCGCTCGAGTGCGGCTACACCGCGGCCCGCAGCGGCGGCAGCCTGTTCAACATCGACGTGTGGCTGAAGAAGGCGATCGAGAACGACCTGTGCCCCGGCCCGCGGCTGGCGGCGAGCGGGCGGGAGATTTGCGGCGTCGGCGGGCTGATGGACTGGAACCCCGACTACCGAAAGATCGGCATGGAGGGGCTGGTGCTGCTGGTGAACGGCCCCGACGAGGCGCGGGCGGCGGTGCGGAAGCTGGTGAAGGACGGCGTGGAGTGGGTGAAGACGTACCCCACCGGCGACGCCGCGGCCCCGGACACGAACGACCACCACACCCTCTGCATGACGTTCGAGGAGATGCACGCGGTGGTGGCGACGGCCCACAACCACAGCCTGAAGGTGACCGGTCACTGCCGGGCGAACGCAGGGATCAAGAACGCCCTGCGCGCCGGCTACGACGCGATCGAGCACGGCACGTTCATGGACGCGGAGGCGCTCGACCTGCTGCTGGCGCGGGACGTGCCGTGTGTGCCGGCGCTGTACTTCGAGTGGGCGAGCGTGGAGCGCGGCCCCGAGTTCGGGCTGCCGCCGCGGGTGATCGACGGCCACAAGGAGACACTGGAGGCCGGGGCCGAGAGCGCCCGCATGATCCTGAAGGCCGGTGGCCGGCTCGGCATGGGCGGCGACTACGGTTTCGCGTGGAACCCGCACGGCGACTACGCCCGCGAGCTGACGTTCTTCGTGAATTACGTGGGCCTGTCGCCGCTGGAGGTGCTGACGTGCGCGACGCGCACCGGGGCGGAAATCCTGGGCCGCGCCGCCGAGCTCGGCACCGTCGAGGCGGGGATGCTGGCCGACCTGCTGGTCGTGGACGGCGACGTGCTGGCGGACATCTCGCTGCTGGAGGACCGAAGCCGGTTCGTCGCCGTGATGCAGGGCGGGGCGGTGAAGGCGGGAAAAGTTGCCGGCGAGCGGCCCGCGTGAGCGGGCTGTTGGTCGGCGTATCAGTGGCGCGAGCCAACAGCCCGCTCACGCGGGCCGCTCGCCGGCGCTCACTTCGCCTTCAGCTCCTCGATGCGGACGTCCTTGTACGACACCCGCGCCTTGGCCCCGCCGTGGATTTGCAGGCCGATCACACCCGTCCGCTCGACCTTCTCGTCCGCCTCGGTGTAGTCCACGGTCTTCGTGCCGTTCAGCCACAGCTGGACGCGCGGCCCCTCGCAGCGGATCGTGTACTCGTTCCAGTCGCCGTGCTTGACGAGGCCGGCGAGCAGCTTCTCGTCCGGCTTCGCCAGAATCTTGTTCCGCCGC carries:
- a CDS encoding Uma2 family endonuclease: MSAIPKRKLTEAEYLEIERAAEFKSEFYDGVMYPMQGPAGVVGMAGATFDHNKIKENVARALGNALESGPCEALSSDMRVKVRATGLHTYPDVVVYCGTPEFLDDEKRDTLLNPTVIVEVLSESTEKYDRTTKMMHYRRIPSLREYVMISQEQTHAERYVRQTSGRWLLIEYDDPAGALDLECISVEIPLAAIYRGVRLPENPPLR
- a CDS encoding D-alanine--D-alanine ligase family protein, which gives rise to MPPRVLVLYNEPVLPASHPDAGAEHDILDTVADTFKIIQAAGFDARKLGINHDPRPLLDEVRDHRPDAVFNLFEGIPTQPGTEVSVAALLEWLNLPFTGCPSPCLSVGRDKVRSKHLLAAAGLPTAPYLVVPEGGPIPRWRRGWPAIVKPAAQDASVGIDQGSVVNTQAELAARVEYVRKTYGGDCLVEAFVFGRELHVNVIEVAGARVPEVLPLAEIEFHDRRPGKWPVYTFTAKWDMESDEYKNAPLKAPVYIDEPLFKEVERIAVRAFRLFECRDYARLDVRLTAEGKFAVLEMNPNPYLNSLALVNGLMATNRTHEWVVTNMALAALARGGTRPAAGEVDVPVGVVTGVET
- a CDS encoding YkgJ family cysteine cluster protein, coding for MIALEVVNADTATFDCSFGRGCEGVCCRNGRPSVDADEAARITALLPRVLPLLRPEARAVVEADGFLSNRKKLGQPMVRVAAGWCVLFNGGCTLHGIGAADGDPLMYKPSQCALFPLEKGDAGWYVRQWGYEGEQWTTLFCLNPANTARPAVEALEGELALAAKLDGVPG
- a CDS encoding STAS domain-containing protein, translating into MTGSGGRRRRLEVEDMGDIAVVNFVDKKILDEQNIQMIGDDLFRLVDELGRKKVLLNFQNVEFMSSAALGKLITLHRKLQGAGGKLVLCKIAKDILDVFRITKLDKILVIVADEQAGLQAF
- a CDS encoding ATP-binding protein; the encoded protein is MTGAAPPGGYDTEYEFFSDLGEVRLLQDRLESALATAGWGESEQFAIKLAVEEAAVNAVKHGNQYDPDKRVRIGYTITPKRFEIRIEDDGPGFNPADVPDPTDVVNIERPCGRGLLLINGFMDEVRYHGRGNVVTMSKVKDAEPPADS
- a CDS encoding Gfo/Idh/MocA family protein; protein product: MRRRTFLASAAGTLAAPMVLSARQPNERLNVAVIGCGGRGAANLAGVAAENVVALCDVNRAAIGAAASRFPRAAHYADFRRLFDERERAFDAVVVSTCEHTHAHATLRALRAGKHVYCEKPLTHNVWEARLIRTEAAKTKLATQMGTQIHATDNYRRVVELVKAGAIGGVTEAHVWVGRAWGLQSAEDAKKNGDIVHATDRPTEDVRPPADLDWDLWLGGAPARPFNPVYVPGPKWYRWWAFGNGTMSDLGSHWNDLPFWALDLKAPTSIEASGPLPPHPEIAPASMQATYRFPARGSMPAVTMTWYQGANKPPAWTARTIPQWGSGVLFVGSRGMLLADYSRHLLLPENQFADFARPLPSIPKSLGHYTEWIHAAKTGAPTTCNFEYAGWLTEANHLGNVAYRVGKKLDWDAAAMRATNAPEADALIRREYRRGWELA
- a CDS encoding alpha/beta fold hydrolase — protein: MFTESLVPVGDLRLNVATGPRNGPPLWLVHGLIRRWQDFGPILPDLAARWTVRAPDHRGHGRSDRAASYLVTDYLGDIAALVQDESEPAVIVGHSLGALVALGVAAARPDKVRAVVLLDPPGTTFVSHIAETPYAAVWAGIRALAGRGSSVAELARRLGALRVPDATRPGQTTTYGSTRDAATVRFVARCVADIDPATLNPAVEGGWLEGFDLAPQLGRVRCPVLLLVGDPKAGGMLPPADADPLAAALTDCTRVDLQGVGHLPHTQDPAATLKLLHAFLDSL
- a CDS encoding metal-dependent hydrolase family protein, whose translation is MKLAPGTTVVTNGTLLDGNGGPPVPNATVIVTDGRVAYAGPARGAPPVEPTARRIDAAGGTIMPGLVEAHFHPTYFNVAALEDLDIKYPVEYVTLLAAANAKLALECGYTAARSGGSLFNIDVWLKKAIENDLCPGPRLAASGREICGVGGLMDWNPDYRKIGMEGLVLLVNGPDEARAAVRKLVKDGVEWVKTYPTGDAAAPDTNDHHTLCMTFEEMHAVVATAHNHSLKVTGHCRANAGIKNALRAGYDAIEHGTFMDAEALDLLLARDVPCVPALYFEWASVERGPEFGLPPRVIDGHKETLEAGAESARMILKAGGRLGMGGDYGFAWNPHGDYARELTFFVNYVGLSPLEVLTCATRTGAEILGRAAELGTVEAGMLADLLVVDGDVLADISLLEDRSRFVAVMQGGAVKAGKVAGERPA